A genomic segment from Pyxidicoccus trucidator encodes:
- a CDS encoding FHA domain-containing protein, translating into MDAVEYCPRCDTENARDATVCRACGSPLRSGTMVMAVASITSRPQVSIRVVRADGGPESVVRMQRDTLTCGQQGEIALPDDPFIMPVQLRFFFSGARLAVEDVGGANGVFVRLRQEREVSPGGELRLGRQRLVLEPIPAAATGPGGTQVWGSPDPGYRLRLVQLLEGGLRGGAYPLREGDNLLGREQGDLTFPTDGFVSGRHAVLQVRQDRLQVRDVGSSNGTFIRLAGPTFVDNGDHFLIGRQLLRVEIQAPAA; encoded by the coding sequence ATGGACGCCGTGGAATATTGCCCCCGCTGTGATACCGAGAATGCCCGGGACGCCACCGTCTGCCGGGCCTGTGGCTCGCCCCTGCGCTCCGGGACGATGGTGATGGCCGTCGCCAGCATCACCTCGCGCCCGCAGGTCTCCATCCGGGTGGTGCGCGCGGACGGAGGCCCCGAGTCCGTCGTCCGGATGCAGCGCGACACCCTCACCTGCGGCCAGCAGGGAGAAATCGCGCTGCCGGACGACCCCTTCATCATGCCCGTCCAGCTGCGCTTCTTCTTCTCCGGAGCCCGGCTGGCCGTGGAGGACGTGGGCGGCGCCAACGGCGTCTTCGTCCGCCTGCGCCAGGAGCGCGAGGTGTCCCCCGGCGGAGAGCTCCGCCTGGGACGTCAGCGCCTCGTGCTGGAGCCCATCCCCGCCGCGGCCACCGGCCCGGGCGGCACCCAGGTGTGGGGCTCGCCGGATCCCGGCTACCGCCTGCGCCTGGTGCAACTGTTGGAGGGTGGACTGAGGGGCGGGGCCTACCCCCTGCGCGAGGGAGACAACCTGCTGGGCCGCGAGCAGGGCGACCTCACCTTCCCCACGGATGGCTTCGTGTCCGGCCGTCACGCCGTTCTGCAGGTGCGTCAGGACCGGCTCCAGGTCCGCGACGTGGGCTCGTCCAACGGCACCTTCATCCGCCTGGCGGGCCCCACCTTCGTGGACAACGGGGACCACTTCCTCATCGGCCGCCAGCTGCTGCGCGTCGAAATCCAGGCGCCCGCGGCCTGA
- a CDS encoding TraR/DksA family transcriptional regulator produces the protein MNQKDLKRYKKMLEDSKTSLLESAKKTLVEESNFDTDDLPDEIDLASSEYAQSMVFRLRDREKFLLQKIEKALARIEDGTFGICERCEEDISPKRLEARPVTTLCIRCKEEQEKKEKSYG, from the coding sequence GTGAACCAGAAAGATCTCAAGCGTTACAAGAAGATGCTCGAGGACAGCAAGACGAGCCTGCTCGAGAGCGCCAAGAAGACCCTGGTGGAGGAGTCCAACTTCGACACGGACGACCTCCCCGACGAGATCGACCTGGCCTCTTCCGAGTATGCGCAGTCGATGGTGTTCCGCCTGCGCGATCGGGAGAAGTTCCTGCTGCAGAAGATCGAGAAGGCGCTCGCCCGCATCGAAGATGGGACGTTCGGCATCTGCGAGCGGTGCGAGGAGGACATCTCCCCCAAGCGGCTGGAGGCGCGTCCGGTGACGACCCTCTGCATCCGCTGCAAGGAGGAGCAGGAGAAGAAGGAGAAGTCCTACGGCTGA
- a CDS encoding DNA integrity scanning protein DisA nucleotide-binding domain protein, translating into MSENTKFDREFLRSALSLAGKSEVDHFLYICDTPIPSEEFRGRPARKKLVYAVTMPKLAQEHLAKKVRALVIPAYDYSRTERVKVALVSALSQGAFKEGDLVLCMTGKVGRAPDTLMQMRIGGSLDDRLAIEGVKLGEEFNSQVVDALIQLALQIGQEGFEGHPIGTIITIGDHTTVLEKSRQMTINPFQGISESERNVLDPKIREAIKNFSVLDGAFVIREDGVVLAAGRYLSATDDAVKIPLGLGARHAAAAGITSTTQCIALVVSQTSGAVRLFKGGNIVLELHQTARRT; encoded by the coding sequence TTGTCCGAGAACACGAAGTTCGATCGGGAGTTCTTGCGCTCGGCCCTCTCGCTGGCGGGCAAGAGCGAAGTGGATCACTTCCTCTACATCTGTGACACACCCATTCCTTCCGAAGAGTTCCGGGGCCGGCCTGCTCGCAAGAAGCTCGTGTACGCGGTGACGATGCCGAAGCTGGCACAGGAACACCTCGCCAAGAAGGTACGCGCTCTTGTCATCCCCGCCTACGATTACTCGCGCACGGAGCGCGTGAAGGTGGCGCTCGTGTCCGCGCTGTCCCAGGGAGCGTTCAAGGAAGGCGACCTGGTGCTCTGCATGACGGGAAAGGTGGGCCGGGCGCCGGACACGCTGATGCAGATGCGCATCGGAGGCTCGCTGGACGACCGGCTGGCCATTGAAGGCGTGAAGCTGGGCGAGGAGTTCAACTCCCAGGTGGTGGACGCGCTCATCCAGCTCGCGCTGCAGATTGGCCAGGAGGGCTTCGAGGGCCACCCCATCGGCACCATCATCACCATCGGTGACCACACCACGGTGCTGGAGAAGAGCCGGCAGATGACCATCAACCCGTTCCAGGGCATCTCCGAGTCGGAGCGGAACGTGCTGGACCCGAAGATTCGGGAGGCCATCAAGAACTTCTCCGTGCTGGACGGGGCCTTCGTCATCCGCGAGGACGGCGTGGTGCTGGCCGCGGGCCGCTACCTCTCCGCCACGGACGACGCGGTGAAGATTCCGCTCGGCCTGGGCGCCCGTCACGCGGCCGCCGCCGGGATTACCTCCACCACGCAGTGCATCGCGCTGGTGGTGAGCCAGACGTCGGGCGCGGTGCGCCTCTTCAAGGGCGGCAACATCGTCCTGGAGCTGCACCAGACGGCGCGCCGCACCTGA
- a CDS encoding PspA/IM30 family protein: MFFGLWNRKKKEPSRPADPLAALDQLIENLERQGAQVRKSAATLLALKGDLTRAVERYTRRLEDIASRHTTAEGRGDTRAMAVLRKDSEQAESLLASTRDSLERADADGKLLLEAAAELGDRVLELRRERESASARITVGGIVTEAMRERVARFEQALVVDAARDEVERAHALADIYREELKEQER, from the coding sequence ATGTTCTTCGGCCTGTGGAATCGCAAGAAGAAGGAGCCCTCCCGGCCGGCGGACCCGCTCGCCGCGCTGGACCAGCTCATCGAGAACCTGGAGCGCCAGGGGGCCCAGGTCCGCAAGTCCGCGGCCACGCTGCTGGCCCTCAAGGGAGACCTCACCCGCGCCGTGGAGCGGTACACGCGCCGGCTGGAGGACATCGCCTCGCGCCACACCACCGCGGAAGGCCGCGGCGACACCCGGGCCATGGCCGTGCTGCGCAAGGACAGCGAGCAGGCGGAGTCGCTGCTCGCCTCCACGCGGGACTCGCTGGAGCGCGCGGACGCGGACGGGAAGCTGCTGCTGGAGGCCGCGGCGGAGCTGGGAGACCGGGTGCTGGAGCTGCGCCGCGAGCGGGAGAGCGCCTCCGCCCGTATCACCGTGGGCGGCATCGTCACCGAGGCCATGCGCGAGCGCGTGGCCCGCTTCGAGCAGGCCCTGGTGGTGGACGCCGCGCGCGACGAGGTGGAGCGCGCGCATGCCCTGGCGGACATCTACCGCGAGGAGCTGAAGGAGCAGGAGCGCTGA
- a CDS encoding vWA domain-containing protein, whose translation MLARRLTELRRRLDALHQPAPTPGGWRGWSLGRRARGPEDLALPVLTALDRELDRVGVHTAADAQLLRELGVRKGRAGTLAQGLQTRAQQALEEVEECVLRVERAWRAGEPPPGALTLLERAFVQLARAVKVAELFARPPAADVDADADFEIYVRPDVTRKDRPPTSARMAAAEYFAERARENVADVVQKRRDLDLAHELLLRLGADHDRERGLALRRQVVEARERVRSVPAVRSLEELVRHVRHAARREPQVAYRSLRALYERALEAGDKQLADAARTALEPLLPARPRLSSLLEGAEQDSLAHWFGEVQEEGKPEAAPPKPDELLADLAFSLKPEQLSTFELAAGCARYFDVEDALSEEIVLADTRATRPVPRRVPYPTQTMTYETTGSLHEVHNFVLTDPRMLLRDLASSRQLVRTYLEEEPPPRPRKVKRTAVRVYVCDASGSMHGGRARFRDAIVIAELNNLRVKARRGEQFDPLYFSFFNDVPTELARVDTAVEATRQIEKLFRESPAEGQTDITLALMSAFDSIRAAQGRDPYLARATVVIITDGEDRVDLELIRRTRAPMGALDIALSFISLGEENPDLRMLVKEQRAAGGRAFYHHLSDEEILWARTEFDTPWRTLLPRDVPATGDALEQLAPHLEALEAVAAGRGTPTQVAVDASFDALFPEEPSAPASREAPGPDVVNRVVDILAALVEAASLAPADRRASESVVLLQHLLSVYGLTPARYLSALSAGGLPVREALERVRLLCRPFG comes from the coding sequence GTGCTGGCCCGGCGGCTCACGGAACTGCGACGGCGCCTGGACGCCCTGCACCAGCCCGCGCCAACCCCTGGCGGCTGGCGGGGGTGGTCGCTGGGCCGCCGTGCCCGGGGCCCGGAGGACCTGGCCCTGCCGGTGCTCACGGCGCTGGACCGCGAGCTGGACCGGGTGGGCGTCCACACCGCGGCGGACGCGCAGCTGCTGCGCGAGCTGGGCGTGCGCAAGGGAAGGGCGGGCACACTGGCCCAGGGGCTCCAGACGCGGGCCCAGCAGGCGCTGGAGGAGGTGGAGGAGTGCGTGCTGCGCGTGGAGCGCGCATGGCGGGCGGGCGAGCCTCCGCCGGGAGCGCTCACCCTGCTGGAGCGGGCCTTCGTGCAGCTGGCGCGGGCGGTGAAGGTGGCGGAGCTGTTCGCCCGGCCTCCCGCCGCCGACGTGGACGCGGACGCGGACTTCGAAATCTACGTGCGGCCGGACGTGACGCGGAAGGACCGCCCGCCCACCAGCGCCCGCATGGCCGCGGCCGAGTACTTCGCCGAGCGGGCCCGGGAGAACGTGGCGGACGTGGTGCAGAAGCGCAGGGACCTGGACCTGGCGCACGAGCTGCTGCTGCGCCTGGGCGCGGACCATGACCGGGAGCGGGGCCTCGCGCTGCGCCGGCAGGTGGTGGAGGCCCGCGAGCGCGTGCGCTCGGTGCCAGCGGTGCGCTCGTTGGAGGAGCTGGTGCGGCACGTGAGGCATGCGGCGCGGCGCGAGCCCCAGGTGGCCTACCGCTCGCTGCGTGCCCTGTACGAGCGGGCGCTGGAGGCAGGAGACAAGCAGCTGGCGGACGCCGCGCGCACGGCCCTGGAGCCCCTGCTGCCCGCGCGGCCGCGCCTGTCGTCCCTGCTGGAGGGCGCGGAGCAGGACTCGCTGGCGCACTGGTTCGGAGAGGTGCAGGAGGAAGGGAAGCCCGAGGCCGCGCCGCCCAAGCCGGATGAGCTGCTGGCGGACCTGGCCTTCTCCCTCAAGCCCGAGCAGCTCTCCACCTTCGAGCTGGCGGCCGGCTGTGCGCGGTACTTCGACGTGGAGGACGCGCTGTCCGAGGAAATCGTCCTGGCGGACACCCGCGCCACGCGGCCCGTGCCCCGGCGCGTGCCGTACCCCACCCAGACGATGACCTACGAGACGACGGGCAGCCTGCACGAGGTCCACAACTTCGTGCTGACCGACCCGCGCATGCTGCTGCGGGACCTGGCCTCCAGCCGCCAGCTGGTGCGCACGTACCTGGAGGAGGAGCCGCCGCCGCGCCCCCGGAAGGTGAAGCGCACCGCGGTGCGCGTCTACGTGTGTGACGCCTCGGGCTCCATGCACGGCGGCCGCGCCCGCTTCCGTGACGCCATCGTCATCGCCGAGCTGAACAACCTGCGCGTCAAGGCGCGCCGGGGCGAGCAGTTCGACCCGCTCTACTTCAGCTTCTTCAACGACGTGCCCACCGAGCTGGCCCGCGTGGACACCGCCGTCGAGGCCACCCGGCAGATTGAGAAGCTCTTCCGGGAGTCACCCGCCGAGGGGCAGACGGACATCACCCTCGCGCTGATGTCCGCCTTCGACTCCATCCGCGCCGCGCAGGGGAGGGACCCGTACCTCGCCCGCGCCACCGTGGTCATCATCACCGACGGCGAGGACCGGGTGGACCTGGAGCTCATCCGCCGCACCCGCGCGCCCATGGGGGCGCTGGACATCGCCCTGAGCTTCATCTCCCTGGGCGAGGAGAACCCCGACCTGCGCATGCTGGTGAAGGAGCAGCGCGCCGCCGGAGGCCGCGCCTTCTACCACCACCTCTCCGACGAGGAGATTCTGTGGGCGCGCACCGAGTTCGACACCCCCTGGCGCACGCTGCTGCCCCGGGACGTGCCCGCCACGGGGGACGCCCTGGAGCAACTGGCCCCCCACCTGGAAGCGCTGGAGGCAGTGGCGGCCGGGCGGGGCACGCCGACGCAGGTGGCGGTGGACGCGTCGTTCGACGCGCTCTTCCCGGAGGAGCCCTCCGCGCCGGCCAGCCGCGAGGCGCCGGGCCCGGACGTGGTGAACCGGGTGGTGGACATCCTCGCCGCGCTGGTGGAGGCGGCCTCGCTGGCCCCGGCGGACCGGCGGGCCTCGGAGAGCGTGGTGCTGTTGCAGCACCTGCTGTCCGTGTACGGACTCACCCCGGCGCGCTACCTGTCCGCCCTGTCCGCCGGTGGGCTTCCGGTGCGCGAGGCCCTGGAACGGGTACGGCTGTTGTGCCGGCCGTTCGGCTAG
- a CDS encoding AAA family ATPase — MGAIPATPGSSVHAPQQPPYLQAARAFRHFFGELRDAYLERETLFTQLELALLGREHVLVVGPPGTAKSAIASAVLGRIIDERTGLPSLFSKQFTESTVQTDLIGPVDFKVLTETGRTEYLTDEGMLGSEHAFLDEVFDGRDMLLRSILNVLYERELKHGKRVTAGRTECVIMTSNRYLSEVLARSPELLLAFADRLSFICFVPKSFARRESRAAMLQRYSTGARPDLRAQLTLQQVDLLQDAVTKVKVPSDVLEGVELLADALERALAAQVSKLPDYVPTKYFSQRSAVKALWALKAAVVRDQLYRRPDRPLEATVEDLDSLRWFFLLGGPPAAETEALLKSVVDPRERAQLEIVRLEQRAFDEALAKVRQELGGGVEREAAALNSSEEVTAAEALGRNWQPALVSTTAKGLLAKLVPGPRHAQNRAPLLVAARALVAALEQRLARGMAGQGEGRGGLALLTSFRDALELCRTLPELRGNFAPLCEATARFLEGALEMIALSAESVDFEDGLKLEGLVGLADNLEEELSQTTELAGQLSEGAPAALERLRVAEVAVRRRVVSALRRRATLAFQGSTGRARREPLDALSADSRRLTQLEHSLAVLDPSQQGLKQELLLPLGLAYARDVLGTTPFERIEQYGRAVQSVAENLRREGLSVEGVMGECRDILEARLKEHARLLTREVASPPLQATAVINGDAYVFYRGEFSARAPDGELAALLGLDGQLSVARNGSGPGFLSENVRSAVAQAELAFLHSRVKYLRSWLTQLLTSLPAPDSISERAEAERTVDRLVRSRFPLLALKEGELVRLRGVLSLLGSMPGDLGESARRLEGQLRGIDDDFGRFSRQVLERRSAS; from the coding sequence ATGGGTGCCATCCCCGCTACCCCTGGGTCGTCCGTGCACGCTCCTCAGCAGCCCCCCTACCTCCAGGCCGCCCGGGCCTTCCGGCACTTCTTCGGCGAGCTCCGGGACGCCTACCTGGAGCGAGAGACGCTCTTCACCCAGCTGGAGCTGGCCCTGCTGGGCCGGGAGCACGTGCTGGTGGTGGGGCCTCCGGGCACGGCGAAGAGCGCCATCGCCAGCGCGGTGCTGGGGCGCATCATCGACGAGCGCACGGGCCTGCCGTCGCTGTTCTCCAAGCAGTTCACCGAGTCCACCGTGCAGACGGACCTCATCGGCCCGGTGGACTTCAAGGTGCTCACGGAGACGGGGCGCACGGAGTACCTCACCGACGAGGGCATGCTGGGCTCCGAGCATGCCTTCCTGGACGAGGTGTTCGACGGCCGGGACATGCTGCTGCGCTCCATCCTCAACGTGCTGTACGAGCGCGAGCTGAAGCACGGCAAGCGGGTGACGGCGGGGCGCACCGAGTGCGTCATCATGACGAGCAACCGGTACCTCTCCGAGGTGCTGGCACGCTCGCCGGAGCTGCTGCTGGCCTTCGCGGACCGGCTGAGCTTCATCTGCTTCGTGCCCAAGTCCTTCGCCCGGCGGGAGAGCCGGGCGGCCATGCTCCAGCGTTACTCCACCGGGGCGCGGCCGGATTTGCGCGCCCAGCTCACGCTCCAGCAGGTGGACCTGCTCCAGGACGCGGTGACGAAAGTGAAGGTGCCCAGCGACGTGCTGGAGGGCGTGGAGTTGCTGGCGGACGCGCTGGAGCGGGCGCTGGCGGCGCAGGTGTCCAAGCTGCCGGACTACGTGCCCACGAAGTACTTCTCCCAGCGCTCGGCGGTGAAGGCGCTGTGGGCGCTGAAGGCGGCGGTGGTGAGAGATCAGCTCTACCGGCGACCGGACCGGCCGCTGGAGGCGACGGTGGAGGACCTGGACTCGCTGCGCTGGTTCTTCCTGCTGGGCGGCCCGCCCGCGGCGGAGACGGAGGCGCTGCTCAAGTCGGTGGTGGACCCCCGCGAGCGGGCGCAGCTCGAAATCGTCCGGCTGGAGCAGCGGGCCTTCGACGAGGCCCTGGCCAAGGTGCGGCAGGAGCTGGGCGGCGGGGTGGAGCGCGAGGCCGCGGCGCTCAACTCCAGTGAAGAGGTGACGGCGGCCGAGGCGCTGGGGCGCAACTGGCAGCCGGCCCTGGTCTCCACCACCGCGAAGGGCCTGCTGGCCAAGCTGGTGCCAGGGCCGCGCCACGCGCAGAACCGGGCGCCCCTGCTGGTGGCGGCGAGGGCGCTGGTGGCGGCGCTGGAGCAGCGGCTGGCGCGCGGCATGGCGGGGCAGGGCGAGGGCCGGGGCGGGCTGGCGCTCCTGACGTCCTTCCGGGACGCCCTGGAGCTGTGCCGCACCCTCCCCGAGCTGCGTGGCAACTTCGCGCCGCTGTGCGAGGCCACCGCGCGCTTCCTGGAGGGGGCGCTGGAGATGATTGCCCTGTCCGCGGAGAGCGTGGACTTCGAGGACGGGCTCAAGCTGGAAGGGCTGGTGGGGCTGGCCGACAACCTGGAGGAGGAGCTGTCCCAGACGACGGAGCTGGCCGGACAGCTGTCCGAGGGCGCGCCGGCGGCGCTGGAGCGCCTGCGCGTGGCCGAGGTCGCCGTGCGGCGGCGCGTGGTGTCCGCCCTCCGGCGCCGCGCGACGCTGGCCTTCCAGGGCTCCACGGGGCGGGCCCGGAGGGAGCCGCTGGATGCGCTCTCCGCCGACTCGCGGCGCCTCACGCAGCTGGAGCACTCCCTGGCCGTGCTGGACCCGTCGCAGCAGGGGCTCAAGCAGGAGCTGCTGCTGCCGCTGGGCCTGGCCTACGCGCGCGACGTGCTGGGCACCACGCCCTTCGAGCGAATCGAGCAGTACGGCCGCGCGGTGCAGTCGGTGGCGGAGAACCTGCGGCGTGAGGGCCTGTCCGTGGAGGGAGTCATGGGCGAGTGCCGCGACATCCTCGAGGCCCGGCTGAAGGAGCACGCCCGACTCCTCACGCGTGAGGTGGCCAGCCCTCCGCTCCAGGCCACCGCCGTCATCAATGGCGACGCGTACGTCTTCTACCGTGGCGAGTTCTCCGCCCGGGCGCCGGATGGCGAGCTGGCCGCGCTGCTCGGGCTGGACGGACAGCTCTCCGTCGCACGCAACGGCTCCGGGCCGGGCTTCCTGTCGGAGAACGTCCGCTCGGCGGTGGCGCAGGCGGAGCTGGCCTTCCTCCACTCGCGGGTGAAGTACCTGCGCAGCTGGCTGACGCAGCTGCTCACGTCCCTGCCGGCGCCGGACTCCATCTCGGAGCGGGCGGAGGCGGAGCGCACGGTGGACCGGCTGGTGCGCAGCCGCTTCCCGCTGCTGGCGCTGAAGGAAGGGGAGCTGGTGCGCCTGCGGGGCGTGCTGTCCCTGCTGGGTTCCATGCCCGGAGACCTGGGCGAGAGCGCGCGCCGGCTGGAGGGCCAGCTCCGGGGCATCGACGACGACTTCGGGCGCTTCAGCCGGCAGGTGCTGGAGCGGCGGTCGGCGTCATGA
- a CDS encoding ABC transporter ATP-binding protein — MDAIEALSLRRTYRVREGFLRRRGREVEAVRGVSFSVRPGELFGLLGPNGAGKTTTLKMLATLLLPTSGTARVQGFDVATQTRQVRERIGFVFGGDLGFYLRLSARDNLRYFAELAGVPPREQSRRIARMLDVVGLSGREHARVETYSRGMRQRLHIARGLLHDPPVVFLDEPSIGVDPVAARELRATIAALKAEGKAVLLTTHYMLEVDALCDRLAIIAQGVLVAEGTPDALKSTLADRKVVELEVGGASPAEVERLRHVPTVTGVYVEERDARQTLHVQTREGEQLIPELLRVLSGTRVVRVSSREPTLEDAYIALVTKSAVPAPGGSA, encoded by the coding sequence ATGGATGCCATCGAGGCGCTCTCGCTGCGCCGGACCTACCGCGTGCGGGAAGGCTTCCTGCGGCGGAGGGGCCGAGAGGTCGAGGCCGTCCGAGGGGTGAGCTTCTCGGTCCGCCCGGGAGAGCTGTTCGGGCTGCTCGGGCCCAACGGCGCGGGGAAGACCACCACCCTGAAGATGCTGGCCACGCTGCTGCTGCCCACCTCGGGAACAGCCCGTGTGCAGGGCTTCGATGTGGCGACGCAGACGCGGCAGGTCCGCGAGCGCATCGGGTTTGTCTTCGGCGGCGACCTGGGCTTCTACCTGCGGCTGTCCGCGCGGGACAACCTCCGCTACTTCGCCGAGCTGGCGGGCGTCCCCCCACGCGAGCAGTCCCGGCGCATCGCCCGGATGCTGGACGTCGTGGGGCTGAGCGGCCGTGAGCACGCGCGCGTCGAGACCTACTCCCGGGGCATGCGCCAGCGCCTGCACATTGCCCGGGGACTGCTGCATGACCCTCCGGTGGTGTTCCTCGACGAGCCCTCCATCGGCGTGGACCCTGTGGCGGCCCGGGAGCTGCGGGCGACCATCGCCGCGCTCAAGGCCGAGGGCAAGGCGGTGCTCCTGACGACGCACTACATGCTGGAGGTGGATGCGCTGTGTGATCGGCTGGCCATCATCGCCCAGGGCGTGCTGGTCGCCGAGGGGACGCCGGATGCGCTGAAGTCGACCCTCGCGGACCGCAAGGTGGTGGAGCTCGAGGTGGGAGGCGCGAGCCCCGCGGAGGTGGAGCGACTGCGGCACGTCCCGACTGTCACCGGCGTCTACGTGGAGGAGCGAGACGCACGGCAGACCCTGCACGTGCAGACCCGTGAGGGAGAGCAGCTCATCCCCGAGCTGTTGCGGGTCCTGTCCGGCACTCGGGTGGTGCGGGTGTCCTCGCGGGAGCCCACGCTCGAGGACGCCTACATCGCGCTGGTGACGAAGTCCGCGGTGCCTGCTCCAGGGGGCTCAGCATGA
- a CDS encoding ABC transporter permease, with the protein MMRPGRPWRAVRLLAVGWWFHLGILSRSGFFLLRAIFEPLIFATLALLLFRTGGHRGSLLDAALGAGMMGAWASALTSMGMLHWQRAQGTLELLMSAPASPVLVVLPLTLAPATLGAYSLAATLLWGRLLFGVSLDFAHPGLFCLAAVVTLGSLGTMGLSLAAVFLRYRQAFLAERFLTYPLWLLCGLLVPVSLLPAWTAPVSWLLAPTWGLRALSAAAAGGPVLPALGMCLGLGLASLAVGAGLLRQLERKAREAATLSLS; encoded by the coding sequence ATGATGCGACCGGGAAGGCCGTGGCGCGCGGTCCGCTTGCTCGCGGTGGGCTGGTGGTTCCACCTGGGCATCCTCTCGCGCTCGGGCTTCTTCCTGCTGCGCGCCATCTTCGAGCCGCTCATCTTCGCCACGCTCGCCCTCCTCCTGTTCCGTACGGGAGGCCACAGGGGCTCGCTCCTCGATGCGGCCCTGGGGGCTGGGATGATGGGCGCCTGGGCCTCCGCGCTGACCTCCATGGGCATGCTGCACTGGCAGCGCGCCCAGGGGACGCTGGAGCTGCTCATGAGCGCGCCCGCGTCGCCAGTCCTCGTGGTGCTTCCCCTGACGCTCGCCCCCGCGACGCTCGGCGCGTACTCGCTGGCGGCGACGCTGCTGTGGGGGCGGCTCCTGTTCGGAGTCTCACTGGATTTCGCGCACCCCGGCCTCTTCTGCCTCGCGGCGGTGGTGACGCTGGGCAGCCTGGGAACGATGGGGCTCTCCCTCGCGGCGGTCTTCCTCCGCTACCGGCAGGCGTTCCTCGCCGAGCGGTTCCTCACCTATCCGCTGTGGCTGCTGTGCGGCCTGCTGGTGCCGGTGTCCCTGTTGCCGGCGTGGACCGCTCCGGTGTCCTGGCTGCTGGCCCCGACCTGGGGACTCCGCGCCCTGTCCGCCGCCGCCGCCGGCGGCCCCGTGCTCCCCGCCCTGGGAATGTGTCTGGGGTTGGGGCTGGCCTCCCTCGCCGTGGGCGCCGGGCTCTTGCGGCAGCTCGAACGCAAGGCCCGCGAGGCCGCCACCCTCTCCCTGTCATGA
- a CDS encoding ABC transporter permease: MMNPRSWFRLFFLGGLLSYRAFFGVATPWLYLPTLMAVPLVQVLFFAYLGRHSGVADDAFFVVGSALQSCSVSSLVGMTAAVAGERHLRTLPLLLISPAPRLPMFLGRALPVTLDGCFVALFGLLAGTVLLDFSPPWGSLPLLALTVLVAVASCTGLGLVLGALGLWVRDMYLFTNLAGPVLLLLCGAVVPVELLPEGLGHLSRLLPLTNGIAAARAVVAGADLSQVSGALLREAGLAAAFSGLGYLLFRTFELRARRDATLEEV, from the coding sequence ATGATGAATCCCCGCTCCTGGTTTCGCCTCTTCTTCCTCGGGGGACTCCTCTCCTATCGGGCCTTCTTCGGGGTAGCGACGCCGTGGCTGTACCTGCCCACCTTGATGGCCGTCCCGCTGGTGCAGGTCCTCTTCTTCGCCTACCTGGGGCGCCACTCGGGTGTGGCGGATGACGCGTTCTTCGTGGTGGGCAGCGCGCTCCAGTCGTGCTCGGTGTCCAGCCTCGTCGGCATGACCGCCGCCGTGGCGGGTGAGCGACACCTGCGGACCCTGCCGCTGCTGCTCATCTCCCCCGCGCCGCGCCTCCCCATGTTCCTGGGCCGGGCGCTGCCGGTGACGCTGGACGGGTGCTTCGTGGCGCTCTTTGGCCTGCTCGCGGGGACGGTGCTCCTGGACTTCTCACCGCCATGGGGCTCGCTTCCCCTGTTGGCGCTCACGGTGCTCGTCGCGGTGGCCTCCTGCACCGGGCTGGGGTTGGTCCTGGGCGCGCTCGGCCTCTGGGTGCGGGACATGTATCTCTTCACCAACCTGGCCGGGCCCGTGCTCCTGCTGCTGTGCGGCGCTGTCGTCCCGGTGGAGCTGCTACCCGAGGGACTCGGACACCTGAGCCGCCTGCTCCCGCTGACGAACGGCATCGCCGCGGCGCGTGCGGTGGTGGCGGGCGCCGACCTGTCGCAGGTCTCCGGCGCGCTGCTTCGGGAGGCAGGCCTCGCCGCGGCCTTCTCGGGCCTGGGCTACCTCCTGTTCCGCACCTTCGAGCTCCGCGCCCGGCGGGACGCGACCCTGGAGGAGGTGTGA